In Frederiksenia canicola, the sequence TATCGACAATGATGGCGAGGGCTGGACCATTGTCGATGTATTTGGCGGAAGCGGCTTATTATCGCATACCGCCAAGCAGCTAAAGCCGAAAGCGCGAGTGATCTACAATGATTTCGACCGCTACGCCGAACGTCTAGCTCATATTCCAGAGATCAACCTACTACGGCAGCAAATTGCCGCTGTATTGGCGGATTGCCCAAAAGGTAAGCGATTGAATCCAACCCAAAAATCACAGATTATCGACATTATTGAAGCCTTTGACGGCTACAAAGATCCCCATATTCTTTGCTCGTGGTTGCTATTCAGCGGACAACAAATTCGAACCTTTGATGAACTCTACAAAAAGGATTTTTGGCATTGCCTACGCCAAAGTGATTATCCCTTGGCGGACGGCTATTTGGATGGTATTGAAGTGGTTTATCAATCTTTCGATGAATTGATCCCTAAGTTTCAATATCATGAAAATGTACTGTTGGTGCTGGATCCTCCATATCTTTGTACGCACCAAGCAAGCTACAAGCAGGAAGGCTATTTTGACCTAATCAATTTTCTCAAATTGATCGATCTTACCAAACCACCTTATCTCTTTTTCAGTTCAACTAAAAGTGAATTTGTACGGTTTATTGATTACTTAGTCCAAAACCGAAAAGAGAATTGGCAAACCTTCGACGGCTACAAGCGGATCACGCTCAATGCGTCCACCAGCTATACAGGAAAATACGAAGACAATTTGGTGTATAAGTTTGAGTAAAACTGTTCCGAATTAGCTTGAGTTTTAGGGATTTTACAGGCTATAATTTAATCAAACTTTACCCTGTCACGATCCTGATTTCCCTCAAAATCTGTTCCGAAATAAATCATAACTTCTTGATATTTTTAGCCCTAAAACCGCAAAAAAGCCAATTTTTTCGGAACGGATTTATAGCCTCAAGCCTTTTCGTTACTAGATTATTTCTATTTTTGCAAAATTTTCCCCAAAACTGACCGCTTGATCCTTGTATTAGCCGAACGAATGTTCGGCTTTTTTATATTTTTCTGTAATAAAGCCTATTTTTATTATGGCTACTGATCGGATCTGTATCATTCTCGCTTGAACTTCATCTAAAAAATCTATTTAATTCGTCCCCCAAAATTTTGACCTAGAAGGAGTTCGTATGAAACGTATTTTACGCTACGCGACATTGAGCCTTGCTATGTTAAGCATTGTGAGTTGTTCAAGTAGCCCCGGTGATTGTCAGGTAGATGATCAAACTTTATTTCAACAAACACTCAATCCCACCCCGCCGACCATGGAAGAATTAAAAAGAGCAGTATCATTACCTAAGCCGCAAACCTTAGCTCAGTTAGCGGGAAGCCATGACAGTAATAACCAACTACCTCGTCCAACCCCATCCCTCGCCTCTAATTTTATGACTATTATGGGACAAAACGGTACCGTTATTACGGTATGGGCATTAACAAAACGTAACTGGTTATGGGGCTATGCACCAATTAATTCACAACATTTCGGCAATATTCGCAATTGGCGGATAGAGCGTAGTTTCCGTCGTGAACATTTTCGTTTCTTAAATCAGGCTCTCGGTACTTGTATGCAGGCTTATGGCAATGGAATTATTCATGATGGCTGTGATCCTAAGAATTTAGATCAAGACTTTGAATTGATGCCAACTGATAGGGGGGCAGTCTTTATCAAAAGCGTTTCACAACAACGTTGTATTACCTATAACCCGGTCAGTACAACGAACTACTCAACATTATGGCTTTCAGAATGTGATGATAAGCACATTACCCCATTGAAGGATCAAACTTTCTATCTTGCTCCGCCATTATTATCTGCTGAACCCCTTGTTCAATAGGAGAAAATATGCGTCATTTACTCATTATATTATTACTATTTTTTAGCTCATTTTCTTTTGCTACATTAGATCAATACACGGTTGCAACTTGGAATTTGCAGGGATCATCGGCATCAAATGAAAGTAAGTGGAATATCAATGTCAGGCAGCTTATTACAGGCCAACAATCGGCAGGTATTTTAATGGTGCAAGAAGCAGGATCTTTACCGGTAACAGCAAGAAGAACGCAACGAGTGATTCAGCCCGTAGGGGTTGGTATTCCTATTGAAGAGTACTTGTGGAATTTAGGGACTAACCGACGACCTGATTTTGTGTATATTTATTATTCAAGGCTTGATGTAGGAGCAAATCGTGTCAATTTAGCGATTGTCTCTCGAGCAAGAGCCGATGAAGTTTATGTGATTGATTCGGGTGTACCAGTATTACAAGCACGTCCTGCAGTTGGGATTCGTATTGGCAATGATGCATTCTTCAGTGTACATGCATTGTCTTCTGGTGGTACGGATGCCCCAAGATTAGTACAAGGTGTTTTTAACTTTTTTAACGATCGCGAACATCCTGAACGTAGAAATATTAGTTGGATGTTAGTTGGGGATTTTAACCGCTCGCCCGTGAGCTTACAAAATGCGCTCAGAGGTGAGCCAGGAGTCGATAATAGTACACTAATTGTGGCACCAACAGAACCAACACATCGTTCAGGTAGCATTTTAGACTATGCAGTGATTCATAATGCGGATCAGGCACCACAACATCAAACGACCAATGTGAGTGCGAGTATTATGTTTAATCAGATGCGTTCCCAAATTGCCTCAGATCACTTTCCGGTTAGCTTTGTAAAAGATCGTTAGGAGAAAAAATGAAAACATGGATAAAAATAATTGGAATATTCACCACAATATTTAGCTTACAGGGATTTTCGGTACCATTAGGCCCCGATCCGACAAGTTATCCGGATGTAAAAGTAACTCCACCACCAGTGCTAACGTTACGGAGTTTATTGACAGGTGCACCACTAGAGAACCAACAATATGGAGAACATTCAGAGAAAAATCTACATTGGGAACTCATTGATATTACCGTGAGTAATATGAATGTAGTTCAATTTAGAGTCCCAAATACGCAAAAATGTTTTACTGGAGGATTGGTACAAGATTGTGAGGATACCGCATTAACTGCTTTTGTTCTGGTTCCAACGGATACTGGGGCATTCATTATTCAGCAAGCCTTCTCTGGAGGTGCATGCCTTGCTAGCCGAGGTTTTGGCGATTTACGGTTTGAACAGTGTTTACGTGGGCAAATTAAGTCTCAAGATTTACCATTTTTATGGGCACTTATGCCGCCATTTGGAGATGGAAAATTACTTAAAATGCCTTCGAAATAGGGACAAGCGGTCACTTTAGACAAATATTTTGCGAATGTAGTGAAGGTGTTATGCAATCTCAGATTGAGAAAGGAAAATATTTTACATAATGAAAAAAGGGCGTTTCCGCCCTTATTTTATTAGAAGTTTGCATTACGTGGTGCACGAGGGAATGGGATCACTTCACGAATATTTTGCAATCCAGTGACATACACGATCAAACGCTCGAAGCCCAAACCAAAACCTGCGTGCGGCACGGTGCCGTATTTACGCAAATCGCGATACCACCAGTAATCTTCAGGGTTTAAACCCATTTCTACCATGCGTTTATCTAACACGTCTAAACGCTCTTCACGTTGTGATCCGCCGATGATTTCACCGATTCCTGGGGCAAGAACATCCATTGCTGCCACAGTTTTACCATCATCATTTAAACGCATGTAGAACGCTTTGATGTCTTTCGGATAGTTTTTCACCACCACTGGCGATTTGAAATGTTCTTCCGCTAAGTAACGCTCATGCTCAGACGATAAGTCGATCCCCCATTCCACAGGGAATTCAAACGCTTTTCCTGATTTCAACAAGACGTCAATCGCATCGGTATAGTCGATTTGAGCGAATGGTGAATTGATGAAATGTTCTAAACGACTGATCACATTGCTGTCGACGTGTTTGGCGAAGAATGCCATGTCGTCTTTACGTTCTTCAAGCACCGCACGGAACACATATTTGAGCATATCTTCAGCAAGTTTGGCATTGTCAGCTAAGTCAGCAAAGGCAATTTCAGGCTCAACCATCCAGAACTCAGCTAAGTGGCGAGTCGTGTTGGAGTTTTCCGCACGGAAAGTTGGACCGAAAGTATAGATTTTGCTCAATGCACAGGCGTAAGTTTCGCCGTTCAACTGACCAGAAACGGTTAAGAATGCTTCTTTACCGAAGAAATCTTGGCTGAAATCGACTTTGCCGTTTTCGCCACGTGGTAAATTTTCTAAATCTAACGTTGAAACACGGAACATTTCACCCGCACCTTCAGTATCAGAAGCCGTGATAAGCGGAGTAGCAACCCAGTAGAAACCCTGTTCGTGGAAGAAGCGGTGAATCGCTTGAGCCAAGCAGTGACGTACACGAGCTACTGCACCGATTAAGTTTGTGCGTGGACGAAGGTGAGCCACTTCACGCAAATATTCGATAGAGTGGCGTTTTGCCGCCATTGGATACGTATCAGGATCTTCCACCCAGCCGACCACTTCAACGTGGCTTGCTTGTAATTCAACGGATTGTCCTTCTGCTGGCGATTCGACGATTTTACCTGTCACCACCACTGAGCAACCTGCGGTTAAACGCAACACGTCATCTTGATAATTTGGCAAATCGTTATTGATGATCGCTTGAATTGGGTCGAAACAAGAACCGTCATAAACGGCTAAAAATGATAAACCAGCTTTGGAATCGCGGCGGGTACGAACCCAACCACGCACGGAAACGTCACTACCCACGGCAACTTTGCCGCTGAGAATTTCCGAAATTGTAGGGAATTGAGACATAGTTTTTCCTTTGAAACTGTAAAAAATTCGGTCGTTTTCAATGTATCACGCAAATTGAAAAGGCTAAGAATTATAAGGAAAATTCGGGGGGAATGCTAGGAAACAAGCGGTCAGTTTCGCAAAAAGTTTTGCAAATCTAACCGCTTGTGATCAGAAATTAAAGCACTTTGACGATCGATTCGCACAAGCGGTCGATGTTGTCATCGGTGATACCTGCCACGTTGATACGGCCTGAACGTACGGCGTAAATCGCAAATTCATCTTTTAAGCGATCTACTTGTTCAGGGCTTAAACCGCTGAACGAGAACATGCCGTTTTGGGTGATAATGAAATCAAAGTCTTGTGTTGCCCCTTTCTCTTTGAGCAGTTGCACGAACTTAGCACGCATTGCTTTGATACGGTTACGCATTTCTGCAAGTTCAGCAATCCAGTCGGCTTTTAATGTTGCATCAGATAAGACTAATGCCACTGCACTTGCCCCGTGTGAAGATGGGTTAGAGTAGAGTACGCGAATGATAGATTTCACTTGGCTGAAGGCGTTGTTTGCAACTTCAGCATTGTCTGCGACCAACGTGAATGCACCCACACGCTCATTATATAAACCGAAGTTTTTGGAGAATGAGCTGGCGACCAATACCTCGCGATTGTTCTTCACGAAGGCGCGCAAGCCAAACGCA encodes:
- a CDS encoding cytolethal distending toxin subunit B family protein; its protein translation is MRHLLIILLLFFSSFSFATLDQYTVATWNLQGSSASNESKWNINVRQLITGQQSAGILMVQEAGSLPVTARRTQRVIQPVGVGIPIEEYLWNLGTNRRPDFVYIYYSRLDVGANRVNLAIVSRARADEVYVIDSGVPVLQARPAVGIRIGNDAFFSVHALSSGGTDAPRLVQGVFNFFNDREHPERRNISWMLVGDFNRSPVSLQNALRGEPGVDNSTLIVAPTEPTHRSGSILDYAVIHNADQAPQHQTTNVSASIMFNQMRSQIASDHFPVSFVKDR
- a CDS encoding cytolethal distending toxin subunit A, with translation MKTWIKIIGIFTTIFSLQGFSVPLGPDPTSYPDVKVTPPPVLTLRSLLTGAPLENQQYGEHSEKNLHWELIDITVSNMNVVQFRVPNTQKCFTGGLVQDCEDTALTAFVLVPTDTGAFIIQQAFSGGACLASRGFGDLRFEQCLRGQIKSQDLPFLWALMPPFGDGKLLKMPSK
- a CDS encoding cytolethal distending toxin subunit A/C, whose translation is MKRILRYATLSLAMLSIVSCSSSPGDCQVDDQTLFQQTLNPTPPTMEELKRAVSLPKPQTLAQLAGSHDSNNQLPRPTPSLASNFMTIMGQNGTVITVWALTKRNWLWGYAPINSQHFGNIRNWRIERSFRREHFRFLNQALGTCMQAYGNGIIHDGCDPKNLDQDFELMPTDRGAVFIKSVSQQRCITYNPVSTTNYSTLWLSECDDKHITPLKDQTFYLAPPLLSAEPLVQ
- the asnS gene encoding asparagine--tRNA ligase codes for the protein MSQFPTISEILSGKVAVGSDVSVRGWVRTRRDSKAGLSFLAVYDGSCFDPIQAIINNDLPNYQDDVLRLTAGCSVVVTGKIVESPAEGQSVELQASHVEVVGWVEDPDTYPMAAKRHSIEYLREVAHLRPRTNLIGAVARVRHCLAQAIHRFFHEQGFYWVATPLITASDTEGAGEMFRVSTLDLENLPRGENGKVDFSQDFFGKEAFLTVSGQLNGETYACALSKIYTFGPTFRAENSNTTRHLAEFWMVEPEIAFADLADNAKLAEDMLKYVFRAVLEERKDDMAFFAKHVDSNVISRLEHFINSPFAQIDYTDAIDVLLKSGKAFEFPVEWGIDLSSEHERYLAEEHFKSPVVVKNYPKDIKAFYMRLNDDGKTVAAMDVLAPGIGEIIGGSQREERLDVLDKRMVEMGLNPEDYWWYRDLRKYGTVPHAGFGLGFERLIVYVTGLQNIREVIPFPRAPRNANF